In the genome of Nitrospira japonica, one region contains:
- a CDS encoding aldo/keto reductase: MKFRSHSSKGLSAGLNRRQMLKVLGAAGSALALNGTSGMETLFASNSPTTATGDLPRRALGKTGLEVSAICFGGAHWGRLKDDTEAIRLMHEAIDAGINFCDNAWEYNNGRSEELMGRALVERRQRVILMTKVCSHGRGKKVAMQQLEESLRRLKTDYLDLWQIHEVIHEDDPDRHFMAGGEVEALVEAKRQGKVRFVGFTGHKEPRILLKMLSHDFPFDTCQIPLNVFDGTYRSFEREVLPVLNERGIAPLGMKSLTGNGEPIKQGIVNPEEAIRYVLSLPIASLVSGIDSPAVLKQNLDIVRRFTPMTAAEMNGLRVKVSRYAMDGRFEKFKRSIHHDGWVGREQHGLA, translated from the coding sequence ATGAAATTCAGATCGCATTCGTCCAAAGGCCTGTCAGCAGGTCTCAACCGCCGACAGATGCTGAAGGTTCTCGGCGCGGCTGGATCGGCCTTGGCCTTGAATGGCACGAGCGGGATGGAGACGCTGTTCGCCTCGAACTCGCCAACGACCGCTACGGGAGATCTTCCCCGGCGTGCGCTGGGTAAGACGGGGCTAGAGGTATCGGCTATTTGCTTTGGAGGCGCGCATTGGGGCCGTCTGAAGGATGATACGGAGGCCATCCGCTTGATGCATGAAGCTATCGACGCAGGAATCAATTTCTGCGACAACGCCTGGGAATACAATAATGGGCGGTCTGAAGAATTGATGGGTAGAGCGCTCGTTGAGCGCCGGCAACGAGTCATCCTCATGACGAAAGTTTGTTCGCACGGTCGCGGCAAGAAAGTAGCGATGCAGCAACTCGAGGAGTCGCTCAGACGGCTGAAGACCGACTATCTGGATCTCTGGCAGATTCATGAAGTGATCCATGAAGACGACCCCGACCGACACTTCATGGCCGGCGGTGAAGTTGAAGCGCTCGTGGAGGCCAAGCGCCAGGGGAAAGTTCGATTCGTGGGGTTCACCGGCCATAAGGAACCCAGGATTCTTCTCAAGATGCTCTCGCACGACTTTCCCTTCGACACCTGTCAGATACCGCTCAACGTGTTCGACGGGACCTACCGCAGTTTCGAACGGGAGGTATTGCCGGTCCTCAACGAACGGGGGATTGCGCCCTTGGGAATGAAGAGTCTCACTGGGAACGGGGAGCCCATCAAACAGGGAATTGTGAATCCCGAGGAAGCGATCCGTTACGTCCTGAGTCTTCCCATCGCATCGCTCGTCAGCGGCATCGATTCTCCCGCGGTGCTCAAGCAGAATCTGGACATTGTCCGCCGTTTTACGCCGATGACGGCCGCCGAGATGAATGGGTTGCGCGTGAAAGTTTCGCGCTATGCGATGGATGGGCGGTTTGAAAAGTTCAAGCGCAGTATCCACCATGACGGCTGGGTCGGCCGTGAACAGCACGGATTAGCGTGA